The nucleotide sequence GAGGTGGAGCCATTGTTGCCATGGTCTGGTGGGTTCCTCTCTTGTCCCACAGACCTGAATGTGTGACCCCGGCCATCCTACAGCCTCGGGCAACTTCCATTAGGGTGTCATCCCCAAAGTGTCAGAGTGAGCACTGGGTCAGGAGACAACCTTAGTTCTAAACCTGGCACTATCAtcaaccagctgtgtgacctaggtcaagtcactcaccctctctgggcctccattctGCCTCACTTAGATGATCTTTAAATGTCCTCCCACATCTGTGCCACATGGTTTTAGCaaagtatctggcacacagtaagtgctcattaaatgttatttatttttataaaagccaagacacagggcttccctggtggcgcagtggttgagagtccacctgccgatgcaggggacacaggtttgtgccccggtccgggaggatcccacatgccgcggagcagctgggcccgtgagccatggccgctgagactgcgcgtccggagcctaagCTAAGACACAACTCTACTAGGTTCCAACACCCACATACTTTTCTTTAGAACTGAGTGACCTGTGTGATCCAACCCCGAACAGATATGAGCTCAAGAAATGGGTATTTATCTAATTAATCcatgacttgatttttttttttttttgcggtacacgggcctctcactgttgtggcctctcccattggggagcgcaggctcagcggccatggctcacgggcccagcccctctgcagcatgtgggatcttcccggactggggcacgaacccgcgtcccctgcatcggcaggcggactctcaaccgctgcaccaccagggaagccccgtgactTGATTTTGACCTGGCTTTCAGTCTAACCTAAGGATCCCAGGGCCTCATAAAGCCTCCAGATTAGGGATGCAGAGTGTCTGCCTCCCACTAGACTGCAAGCTCCAAGAAGACAGGGCCCGTCCTGCCCGTGTCAGGGCGCTGCCTCTTCAGGAGCACACTCAGCCCTGCCTCCTCGCCGTGGTCCTGGGGCACAGATCTGGCCTCCCACCACCGTGGGGGAGAGAAGCAGCACAGAGCCTCAAGCTAGGCAAGGCCTTttattggaaaaagaaataataaagcaaaaggcCACCACATCGCCTACGCCCAGCCCTCCCACATGAGACGCACAGGTCAGCCCCAGCCATACGGTGGGCCAGGGTGGGTATAGGGGTAGGGGCTGTGCTGGAGCCCACTGGGCTGCAAGCTCACCCGGGGCATCCTTGGACCGGCACCCACTTAGGCTCAGGGGCTGGGCTGCCCTCTCCAGCTCTCTGGAACTTTCCTACACGCTGCTCCTGCATCCAAAAGAAAACCAGACCCCTCTTTGGTTCCAGAAAGCTACCTGGCTAGCTGGTCTTTCATATCCACTCTAGCACCTCCTGCCGGCTGAGGCAGGCAGTCTCCTTTGTCCATTTTCAGGCACCAGGATGGGGCTGCTGGGTGTCGGCAGCCAGGGCCTCATTGGCTGGACACCCCTCTTTCCTTTCAAGAAAGGAATTTGCCTTTTCCCCTGCGGGTTAGCAGCTCCTTTGACCTTCCAAAGAAGCCTCACTTACACAGCCTTAGGGAGCCCCGGAGCCTGGGCGGGCTGAATATGCAGTGTCCATGGCCCCGTTGCCTTGTCATGAGGGACTGAGAGGGGGGCACGGAAGGCCCTGGAAGGTTGGCTCCGTTCTCCTAGAACCCCAACTTCGTTTTTGTCAGAATGTACACAGTACAGTCAGAAGGTGGGGAGAACCTTGCAAGTAGGGGAGAGGCCAGGAAGAAGAGCCACCTGGCAGCCCAGGCAAGGGGCAAGGGACATTAGGACATTTATTTACAGGGGGACAGGCTGGACCCACACAGAGAAGCAGCCAGACCGTGGCGCACGAAGATAAGACAGGATGCAGAGAGGGGGTCATTGGCCCAGCAGCCAAGGGGAACGTACAAGTGCactcacatacatgcacacacgcgtgtgtgcacacactcacacaagtgCACTCACCATGCACACACCTGCCCTCACACACAGTACACACAGGTGCATTCACGCACATAGTGCACTCACATGTGCACTTACACATGTGCCTGCGTGCACACTCACTCATTCTCACACACGTGCAGGTTCTAATCTCAGGAAGTTGGCTCCAGTTCTGGCGGTTAAACCCCCAAGGCTACATCTCTCCATGAGGCATTTCTCCAGACCCCCATATGAcctcccagagccccaggccatgtgccccaccaccaccacctggtGGCCTGCGAAGTCGCAGGACTTGGACGCTTCTTGGCAAGGCTAAGATGACCTCCAGGCTCTGGGTGGAGGACAGGGACACCATGAGTCTAGAAGAGGTCAGGAGGGGGCTGAAGAGCTCCCCACTGCAGCGCCCATAGGCTGACCACTCCTGTCTCCCCAGACCTTGAATTCGGTGGAGGCAGGGTCACAGACAGGCAGAGGCCCCGTGGTGGCATCAGAAAGAGCAGACACTGGGAGACGGCCATGGGGAGCAGGGCCCTGATGGAGGGAGTCCTGGTGGATGCGGGATTTGGGGTGAGGAATCGTGCAGGATGGGAATTCTCTACGTGACAGACCTGGATCCTCTTCTGGGGTGTTGGGAGGGGAGCTGCAGAAGAGAGGGGCTGTCCAAATTGTGTTGTCCTCACCCCAGCCTCCCCCTGGAAAACCTGCCTCTGTGTGACCCAGACCAGCCCCGTCGGGTAAGAGCGAGGTCAGGAAGTGGACCGTCCTGCCAGGGGGCGAGGGGCAGGGGGTGCCGTTGATGGCCCGCAGGCAACACTGGGCGGGtcaccctccctcctgccctgggcaGCAGGGTGGGCCCAGAGAACGACTCAGAAGCGGGTGCTCTGGTAGCGTAGCCGCCGCAGGTCTGCAGGGCCCTCAGTCCAGTCGTACACCTCCCTGCAAGGACTCTCGGCCAGTCACCGGCCACCCGCCccgccgctgctgctgccgctgccactgCTACTGCCACTGCTGGAGCTGCCACTGCTGCACCGGTCCTCGTAGATGGAGATCTCGATCTGGGGCGGCGTTAAGGAGGGATGCAAGCGGACAGGAACTGGCTGATGGAGGCCAGCAGGGAAGCAGGAGGCAGAGCTGGTGCTGGTTCCCAGACAGGAAGGACTCAGAGGCCCGGGGAGCCAGACCCGAGCCCCTCCTCGCACCTGCACTCACTCAGCTCAGATGCTCCTGCCCATAGCCAAGACCaggagcttgcattctagtgcGTTTAATCGCTGTGTCCCAGGCTGGGGATGTGCCCAAGAGGGGGTGGTACTGCACAGGAAGTGTGAGGACTTGGGTGTCCTacgttcagatctcagctcacccatctcatctgtaaagtggggataataatagaatcTTGGGGTtactgcaaggattaaatgaaataaaacaagtaaTGCGCAATGCCTGCACATAGTAAAGTCGCAAAGACGAGAAGAGGCTGGCCCTGGGCTTTGTAAGCATGAGATTCtgggatttgcattttctttactcttttcctGTCAGTTTTCcagtaaaagttatttttaaacaattctacCCTCTGCTGCTGACTGGGGGACAGGATGTAGGTACACCTTGACCAGGTGGAGTAAGCAGACCTATAACCCTCTGGAACGCCAGCCTCCCACCGagacctcacttttctcatctgcgAAAGGGCAACAACAGGACCTGCTCATTGAACAGGCTTCAATGAGGGTTACATGCGAGAGCATTGACGAGTGGGCCTGAGCTCAGATCCTGGCTCTGGCGGCCACCAGCTGGGCGGCCCTGAGCCAGGGTCAGCTACAAAGGCAATAAGAAGAGTTAGCCACTTTATAGGGGTCTTATGAGAAGTACATGGATTCATATTTTCACAGCACTTACTATGATATCTGGCATGTATTAAGCACTGATTAAATGCAGCTCAATAAAAGCGAAGCCTAAAATGCACAAACAGCACTAACTTCGGGTGGAGGCAGGGGCCGATGACCAGGGGTGTGGGGAACCCTAGGAACTCCCTGAACAGAGGCCCCAAAGGTGGTCccatctcccagcagcctcaccaGGGGCCCACTGGCCGGCAGCTCTGTGCCCTCGCACGGAACAGCTGGAAAGGATACAACCCTCATCCCACGCTCCACGGGGTCTGTGAGCAGGAGACCTCGGGGGGCAAAGACCTTCTCATTTTGCTCCTGGATGTATCGGGAGATCTTCTTGAGGACCTGCAAGGACAGGGACCGGTTGAGGATGAGGGTGGAGCACAGGAGCCCTGGGGGAAGGGATGCGGGGCTGTGGGGGAAGGAACCACCTTCTCATAGTGGGTCTCCATGCAGAGGAAGATGAAGTAGGCCGTGGCACAGGCCAGGCAGCCCTCGAGGTAGGAGCTGCCCCCAATCTTCTCCGCCTCTGCGTAGAAGCTGTTGAGGGTCTTCACAGTCTCCTCAAAGAGCTGCCGCTCGatctggagggagagagggacagggagCCAGACCCAGGTCAGCCTCCCTGGAGGTGGCAGTGGTGGGCCCGCACCAGCGTTGGGGTTGGCGGCACACAGGGAAGACCGGCGAGGCTGCAGGAGCGCATGGAGCGCCACAcagggagtcaggagacctggggtcCAGTCCAGACTTGGCCAtcagctagctgtgtgaccttggactgaTGACTTAACCACTCtcgcctcagtttccacatctgtaaaatgggagtaagaaTGACTACTTGACCTCCCTTGGAAACTGAAAATTCCCATGAAATCCAAGATGTGAACATTTTCTGCAGCGGATCAAGCAGGAATTCCAGTGActttgccacacacacacacacacacacacacacacacacacacacacacacaccattgtgATGGCTGTGAGAGGGCTCAGGACCTGATTAGTAGGGGCTCTCCACGTTTGGAGAGCATGAGACGGATTGGGTAAGACCTCAGGAGTGTCTTCCCAGGAGGAGGCACTTCCTCCCAGTTAAGAGGTCACCCAGGGGACGTCCCtcttggtgcagtggttgagaatccgcctgccaatgcaggcgacacgggttcgagccctggtctgggaagatcccacatgccacggagcaactgaggccatgagccacaactactgagcctgcactctagaacccgcaagccacaactactgagcccatgtgccagaactaccgaagccctcgcacctagagcccatgctccgcaacaagagaagccaccacaatgagaagcccaggcaccacaacgaagagtagcccccactcgctgcaactagagaaagcccacacggatcaacaaagacccaacgcagccaaaaattaattaattaattacttaaaaaagaaaacaacaggttACCCAGAACAGGACAGCCCCATGCATTTGGACAACTGAGAAGCTATCCTGCCTGCCTCCATGACCGTAATAGCTAATATCCATTAGGCAcgttctctgtgccaggcactgtttatgTATTccttcatttaaccctcataacaATCCTATCAGAGAAGTACGACtcccacccccatttcacaggGGAAGCCTGACGGAAGCTCTGCTCTGTGGTCCAGACCACCATCATCTCTGACCTCTTTAAGtggtctccctgcccccagccctgccaagGGAGACTGTtaaagtcagatcatgtcataaCTCTGATCAAGAGCTTCCCAagtctccccatctctctccaagTAAAATCCAAGGAGTCCTTACATGCCTGTGAGGCCCTCCAGGGCCCGGCCCTGCAACTCCTCTGATCCCAGCTCCTGTTCTCTTGACTCCAGCCACACCGACTGCCCACTGCTTCCTGAAAATGCCACAGGTCCTTTGGGCCTGTGTCCTCAGCTGCAGTACTTTTCCCCAGACACCCCCTGGCCTGGCTCTTCCCTTACTTCCGCTTAGATCTCGCCTTATCTGACAGCACCCCGCGTCCTCTGCCCAGCTCCCCCTTTGTACTTgaccttctctcttttatttccagTATTTGTTACCACCTACatattttcttgttgttttttaaatttttttgtatccTCTAATAGAAAATAAGGTCCATGTGTTCACTCCT is from Globicephala melas chromosome 16, mGloMel1.2, whole genome shotgun sequence and encodes:
- the GOLGA7B gene encoding golgin subfamily A member 7B isoform X1 produces the protein MATEVHNLQELRRSASLATKVFIQRDYSDGTICQFQTKFPPELDSRIERQLFEETVKTLNSFYAEAEKIGGSSYLEGCLACATAYFIFLCMETHYEKVLKKISRYIQEQNEKVFAPRGLLLTDPVERGMRVIEISIYEDRCSSGSSSSGSSSGSGSSSGGAGGR
- the GOLGA7B gene encoding golgin subfamily A member 7B isoform X2 → MATEVHNLQELRRSASLATKVFIQRDYSDGTICQFQTKFPPELDSRIERQLFEETVKTLNSFYAEAEKIGGSSYLEGCLACATAYFIFLCMETHYEKVLKKISRYIQEQNEKVFAPRGLLLTDPVERGMRVVSFPAVPCEGTELPASGPLMRWVS